From a region of the Coprococcus comes ATCC 27758 genome:
- a CDS encoding D-2-hydroxyacid dehydrogenase yields the protein MKIVFLDVKTIGEDIDLSGFDRLGEVVKYDFSTSEEVPERVQDADVIILNKVQVNEQTIGKAENLKLVCVTATGTNNLDKEYLEKRGVAWRNVAGYSTETVAQHTFAMLLYLLEKIRYYDDYVKEERYINDTIFTHFAEHFTEISGKTWGIIGLGTIGRRVADIAKAFGAQIIYYSASGRSAQEGYEQVDLDTVLAKSDIISIHAPLNEHTEGLMDKAAFAKMKKTCIFLNLGRGPIVVEQDLYEALENDEIAAAGLDVLCQEPMSETNPLRKIKDSKKLLITPHVAWASVEARTKLMGIILGQIKEYFQI from the coding sequence ATGAAAATAGTTTTTTTGGATGTAAAAACAATTGGAGAAGATATTGATCTTTCTGGATTTGACAGGTTAGGTGAAGTCGTAAAATACGATTTTTCTACATCAGAAGAAGTACCGGAAAGAGTTCAGGATGCAGATGTGATTATTTTAAATAAAGTACAGGTCAATGAGCAGACGATTGGAAAAGCAGAGAATTTAAAGCTGGTATGTGTGACGGCAACGGGGACCAACAATCTGGATAAAGAATATCTGGAAAAAAGAGGAGTTGCATGGAGAAATGTAGCTGGCTATTCGACAGAAACGGTGGCACAGCACACTTTTGCAATGCTTCTCTATCTGCTGGAAAAGATACGTTATTACGATGATTATGTAAAAGAAGAGCGTTACATCAATGATACAATATTTACGCATTTTGCAGAGCATTTTACGGAGATCAGTGGAAAAACGTGGGGGATCATAGGTCTGGGAACAATTGGACGGAGAGTTGCGGATATCGCAAAAGCATTTGGAGCACAGATTATTTATTACTCTGCATCAGGGCGTTCGGCGCAGGAAGGTTACGAACAGGTAGATCTGGATACAGTGCTTGCAAAATCTGACATTATATCCATTCATGCACCGTTAAATGAACATACAGAGGGCTTAATGGATAAAGCAGCATTTGCAAAAATGAAAAAAACCTGTATTTTCCTGAATCTCGGACGTGGTCCGATCGTAGTCGAGCAGGATCTGTATGAGGCACTGGAAAATGACGAGATAGCTGCAGCCGGACTTGATGTACTTTGTCAGGAGCCGATGAGTGAGACGAATCCGCTGCGAAAAATAAAAGACAGCAAAAAACTGCTGATTACACCACATGTAGCATGGGCGAGTGTAGAAGCAAGGACAAAGTTGATGGGGATAATACTGGGACAGATAAAAGAATATTTTCAAATTTAA
- a CDS encoding YitT family protein → MNQNKALELTKDIATDIIGGILIAVGVYNFAAAAKFPMVGVNGIALIFYQLFGLPIGTVALILNIPIAICCFRLLGRRFFLNSVRTIIITSIIMDVIAPLFPVYQGDRLLSAICCGVLSGLGYAMIYMRDSSTGGSDFIMMSIKALNPHLSLGNIAFALDAVIVILGTVIVSRDVDSLIYGLIVSYLLSLVMDKVMYGIDEGKLALIVTDPEHSTEICFKIDEVLGRGSTILNGMGSYSKDDKHIIMCACNNKQMYGIRKLIKTIDPKSFLVIMESNDVVGEGFKDE, encoded by the coding sequence ATGAATCAGAACAAAGCTTTGGAACTTACAAAAGATATCGCAACTGACATTATCGGAGGAATCCTGATCGCTGTCGGTGTCTATAATTTTGCTGCCGCCGCAAAATTTCCGATGGTAGGGGTAAACGGAATCGCCCTGATCTTTTACCAGTTGTTTGGACTGCCGATCGGTACTGTTGCCTTGATCCTTAACATCCCGATCGCCATCTGTTGTTTTCGGCTTCTGGGACGCAGATTTTTCCTGAATTCAGTCCGGACGATCATTATTACTTCCATAATCATGGACGTGATCGCACCGCTGTTCCCGGTTTATCAGGGTGACAGACTTCTTTCTGCCATCTGCTGCGGTGTCCTTTCCGGACTTGGTTATGCAATGATCTATATGCGTGATTCTTCAACCGGCGGCTCTGACTTTATCATGATGTCGATCAAAGCACTGAACCCTCACCTTTCCCTTGGAAATATTGCATTTGCACTGGATGCAGTAATTGTGATCCTCGGAACCGTAATTGTATCCCGTGACGTGGACAGTCTGATCTACGGTCTGATCGTCAGCTATCTGCTCTCTCTTGTTATGGATAAAGTTATGTACGGAATTGATGAAGGAAAGCTTGCCCTGATCGTAACCGATCCCGAGCACAGCACTGAAATCTGCTTCAAAATCGATGAGGTTCTCGGACGCGGCTCTACAATTTTAAATGGTATGGGAAGTTATTCCAAAGATGATAAGCACATCATAATGTGCGCCTGCAACAATAAGCAGATGTACGGAATCCGCAAGCTGATCAAAACGATTGATCCAAAATCCTTCCTTGTAATCATGGAATCGAATGATGTAGTGGGTGAAGGATTTAAAGATGAGTAA
- a CDS encoding L-glutamate gamma-semialdehyde dehydrogenase, with translation MLTGFKNAVEVDFTLEENKKKIEEAFKQAHAEAGAVYPLIIGGKKVETEKKIASVSPATKEVLGYACSCSKEQADEAIKASYEAFKKWSLTSVEERVRVLRRLAALLIENRFIMDAWNVLESGKNWGEADGELCEQLDFINSYVMHIQNLEKGKELVPTDELTKCVYIPLGVGVAVSPWNFPLSLFGGMIVSAVVTGNTICCKPSSDAPIVAYKFVELCQKAGIPADVVSYIPGSGSEIGDFIVEHPLTRFVNFTGSKAVGCRINEHAAKIADGQRWIKRVVAEMGGKNAIIVDSTADIKKAANGVASSAFTFQGQKCSACSRAIVLADVYDEFVDEVVKCAAELKANQGSGESNAAMGPVINQGAYNSITNYIEIGRKEGNVVFGGTYSDAEGYYIDPTVIRDIKRDARIANEEIFGPVLAVIKVDSFDEALDVANQTEYGLTGSVYSETRENIQRAKVEFQVGNLYFNRKSTAAVVLQHPFGGFNMSGTDAKTGTADYLTNFMNLKSITEDLNS, from the coding sequence ATGCTTACAGGATTTAAAAACGCAGTAGAAGTTGATTTCACATTGGAAGAAAATAAAAAGAAAATAGAAGAAGCATTCAAACAGGCTCATGCAGAAGCAGGTGCTGTTTATCCGTTGATCATCGGTGGAAAAAAAGTTGAGACGGAAAAGAAGATCGCTTCTGTATCACCGGCTACGAAGGAAGTACTCGGATATGCATGCTCATGCAGCAAAGAACAGGCTGATGAGGCAATCAAGGCATCTTACGAAGCATTCAAAAAATGGAGCCTGACATCTGTAGAAGAAAGAGTACGTGTATTAAGAAGACTTGCAGCACTTCTGATCGAGAACCGTTTCATCATGGATGCATGGAATGTCCTTGAAAGTGGAAAGAACTGGGGAGAAGCTGACGGAGAACTTTGCGAGCAGCTTGACTTTATCAATTCTTATGTAATGCATATCCAGAATCTGGAAAAAGGAAAAGAGCTGGTTCCTACAGATGAACTTACAAAATGCGTTTACATCCCGCTCGGTGTAGGTGTGGCTGTTTCTCCATGGAACTTCCCACTCTCACTGTTTGGTGGAATGATCGTATCTGCAGTTGTTACCGGTAACACGATCTGCTGCAAACCATCTTCAGACGCTCCGATCGTTGCATACAAATTCGTAGAACTCTGCCAGAAAGCCGGTATTCCGGCTGACGTAGTAAGTTACATTCCTGGATCAGGATCAGAGATTGGTGACTTCATCGTAGAACATCCGCTTACAAGATTTGTAAACTTCACAGGATCAAAAGCAGTTGGATGCAGAATCAATGAACATGCAGCCAAGATCGCTGACGGACAGAGATGGATCAAACGTGTTGTGGCTGAGATGGGTGGAAAGAATGCAATTATCGTAGATTCAACAGCAGACATCAAGAAAGCAGCAAATGGAGTTGCAAGCTCTGCATTTACATTCCAGGGACAGAAATGCTCTGCATGCTCAAGAGCAATTGTTCTGGCAGATGTATATGATGAGTTTGTAGATGAAGTTGTAAAATGCGCAGCAGAACTGAAGGCGAACCAGGGATCGGGCGAAAGCAATGCAGCGATGGGACCGGTTATCAACCAGGGCGCTTATAACAGCATTACCAATTACATCGAGATCGGACGTAAAGAAGGAAATGTTGTATTCGGTGGTACATACAGTGACGCAGAAGGATATTATATTGATCCTACTGTAATCCGCGATATCAAGAGAGATGCAAGAATTGCCAATGAAGAAATCTTTGGACCAGTCCTTGCTGTTATCAAAGTAGATTCTTTTGATGAAGCACTTGATGTAGCAAACCAGACAGAATATGGTCTGACAGGATCTGTATACAGTGAGACACGTGAAAATATCCAGAGAGCAAAAGTAGAATTCCAGGTAGGTAACTTATACTTTAATAGAAAATCTACAGCAGCAGTTGTACTTCAGCATCCATTTGGTGGATTTAACATGTCCGGAACAGATGCGAAGACTGGTACAGCAGATTATCTGACAAACTTCATGAACCTTAAATCAATCACAGAAGATCTGAATTCATAG